A window of Amphiprion ocellaris isolate individual 3 ecotype Okinawa chromosome 12, ASM2253959v1, whole genome shotgun sequence contains these coding sequences:
- the cenpe gene encoding centromere-associated protein E isoform X1, producing the protein MAEESAVKVCVRVRPLVAREENAVSENAVPAQLFWKADKKSIHQIDDGNSTKSFSFDRVFTSEETTNQLYQNIAKPLVVSTVAGYNGTIFAYGQTSSGKTFTMMGSDHIPGVIPLAVEDVFQTIKTYPKKEFLLRVSYMEIYNETVTDLLVDSWKRKPLEIRETINKNIYVADLTEELVTSPAQALAWIRKGEKNRHYGKTKMNQRSSRSHTIFRMILESREGSDPVTGENADGAIIVSHLNLVDLAGSERASQTGAEGARFKEGCNINRSLFTLGQVIKKLTDENQKGFTNYRDSKLTRILQNSLGGNAKTVIICTITAATLDETLSTLQFASTAKKMKNDPHVTEVSDDGALLKRYRNEIVDLKRRLHEVSSVTQTTATEKEVLSQLLQEKDQLQREQEDRIRNLTKLLVTSANLVPVQKIRKRRVTWGGKMLRLARPSTCGDESSNLSFAEPWARKRKADRSCLMELGEEDEDFDSHWGIPEEPPDDMDISQSSVTVRSFGDSPRDFVSPDRMHELTGKVSNLEMQLEMESQQKEEAMAKVETLDERVAELQLQLGTEAQQRQETLEKILTTEQRAAELELQLETGGQQKLEAMEKVTMLELRVADLERQLEEQSHNKTETDEQMRKEFAETIQLCETLATEKDMVVVERDYLKQELGMFIEQIETLEKEKAALSQELEEKREMDEFNFLEQEVRRENEDALQNEICSLKKAVEASELQYLELQNKLDVMSEKLKKKTEFAEELQNMNGKDLVQEVAKLRRSLDDAEGLSRDTKKEWAVLRSQKISLEETNVTLTANHERMEAEVNSLRFQLETEKTRFRKMQTDLQKELNVAFDENTKLTTLLDGKVPKNLIDSIELDRTVASLNKELAASREAEETLRAQLEELASFKTLPDQVDSLMKQVCELTEELHATQTQKNNLLSVQAQCQDEALQLRNSWQTSQEEIMRIQADLSAAALRETELSQQCAEVTQQLDSLRSSLEQYEAEKSQLMASMEERGLKLEESDQLRASLEGKLNEMQQLIKDLEEKFADSELSRATEEELNKELQEQLNQLNEDLRRAQTEKDSLSEQSAGVQSSAEETEKLLSTLTSLTAELDQLRMNLQEHEEKAGVTEALLQSLQNDLLQQKQKNSDLIQVHEQKESDLGEQMLRLSQELQCVRDEMETHQKAGAQHSPAEVENLLSTVASLTAERDQLKMDLQENVDLMIENQEDLRTALEKNRKQKEQIKQLMTAQTSRLDGLPDDMSTQLEELQTQMETVTKELQTVRAERDYLLSEKERNTQTSTEEMEKLLSRVTSLTEERDQMQQILEGMREEKKQLEAELENKMESLHTEMKTLAQKLQIIEAERDDLLSEKDSNSQSSTEEMEKLLCKVTSLTVERDQLQEILEGLREEKKQLKAELEERMEMVAEAQHEFYQPEMMTLDLQAHDEKVTQLQQEIELLQATLQAITEQKTQAEDDLQRSNEMVTETQSLVQSLQEQLQEQNQRNIAAEGISQESQARLEQQTKTLSEELESARAEINALLFEKEASRQTSTDEMEKLLCSVTSLSEERDQLQESLEGLRQEKNQLRAELEDKMETMQCDLQQQLSSEPQSLKEEQESQRLLQIQQLEELLEKTKEEVIQLKSDRQENVELMIENQEELRASQEKIRALQEEIDMLRSQKAELESRTSSGNDADSILQIQELKDQIQRLTEEFENMRAERDSLLSEKEASIQTSTEEMEKLQCRVTSLSEERDQLQEILEGLRQEKKQLSAELEDQMASLLTEIAQLNASLQTVNEHKRLMEDDLQHNINMRSSTQELLQSVQEELQQQKNMNSDLEKLNRETEVSFEQQIKNLTEKLESVEAERNCHQASTEEMEKLLSRVTSLSEERDQLQEILKGLKVEKKQISAELEDKMASLQTEIRSSTQKLQMIEAERDHLLSEKESNCRTSTEEMEKLLCRVTSLSEERDQLQGILEGLRQEKKQLSAELEERMEMISAIQTKLNQQEQLNALQQSESKEQEVKLQQEVQKLEDQMQMYKERQAHAKAEADASQQLLSEANTTISAFREQFSASQQSSGEVKETISSWLQNSTEQLQESFGKFQHFISTCSEYNSASLENAQRVQCSLKTSYLTSLPKPTMDAYAAVRQQGLATVQGLIKTQQQLYVRAQGYREMFKELVKKDLAVFEERRLQDMLLCRAQAPTYSVKDEDQTMWEHRLPELLEKRQLYLQKMANILEKLGANLASHVSGWTAEIREREKFNEHLQAAIASDSFSGLDGILSQELDRRSAVTQSWKMCLQGIIDEQNSLFTELKQLEDQANSQLREEKSKNSTLLQALEGVPLKTEVSLLKDNQQLLLQLQQAEEKVKALCVQNEQLEDAQIKANNRVSTHKQATQLLQTELQDSRALVEEKENAIQTLKSKLRDSEKKAPPTAVELEKLQAKLLKMEVKLTSASDEHQQEIQRMTTLLNEKENSLRKLKETLRKSQQQGEESFLQGKDLHARLTNPRGLVTSSVQLEKAKLEEEVKELRLKITELESLVSSQQAELGKWKNRAIKLKVKSKAEVDKPSSPCTPTKRAFPMTADSSHLFSSPKKCLVAPKKNLDSPRKALESPRKLLDSPKSGFFDIGGSSELLSRACPKQFFDNSSLGTIADVSYVPDTADAEKDAVVGASKKEEWWPQSPKQEEMCKTQ; encoded by the exons ATGGCAGAAGAGTCGGCTGTGAAAGTTTGCGTTCGTGTCCGTCCGCTTGTTGCGAG GGAAGAAAATGCTGTGTCAGAGAATGCAGTGCCCGCCCAGCTGTTTTGGAAAGCTGATAAGAAATCAATTCATCAGATTGATGATGGAAATTCCACCAAGAGTTTTAGTTTTG ACCGAGTGTTCACTTCTGAAGAAACAACCAATCAGCTGTACCAGAATATTGCAAAGCCTCTGGTTGTTTCCACCGTTGCAGGTTACAATG GAACCATATTTGCTTATGGGCAAACTTCATCTGGAAAGACCTTTACCATGATGGGGAGTGACCATATCCCTGGAGTGATACCTCTGGCTGTAGAAGACGTCTTTCAAACCATTAAAACT TATCCAAAGAAGGAGTTTCTGCTCAGGGTGTCCTACATGGAAATCTACAATGAGACTGTGACTGACCTGCTTGTTGACAGCTGGAAGAGAAAACCGCTGGAAATCCGAGAGACAATCAAT AAAAACATCTATGTGGCAGATCTGACTGAGGAGCTTGTTACGTCTCCTGCACAAGCCCTGGCATGGATTCGGAAAGGAGAAA AGAACCGGCATTAcggaaagacaaaaatgaaccagaggAGCAGTCGCTCTCACACCATTTTCCGTATG ATCCTAGAGAGCAGGGAAGGGAGCGACCCAGTAACCGGGGAAAATGCTGATGGAGCCATTATTGTATCTCACTTG AATTTAGTTGATCTTGCTGGATCTGAGAGAGCAAGTCAAACCGGAGCAGAAG GTGCTCGTTTCAAAGAAGGTTGCAATATCAATCGCAGTCTGTTCACACTGGGGCAGGTGATCAAGAAACTCACTGATGAAAACCAGAA GGGTTTCACAAACTACAGAGACAGCAAGCTAACCCGTATCCTCCAGAACTCTTTGGGTGGGAATGCTAAAACTGTCATCATCTGCACCATCACTGCTGCCACTCTGGATGAGACACTGAGCACTCTGCAG TTTGCCAGCacagcaaagaaaatgaaaaacgacCCTCATGTGACAGAGGTGTCAGACGATGGGGCTCTGCTCAAACGCTATCGCAATGAAATTGTAGACCTCAAGCGACGCCTTCACGAG GTTTCCTCAGTCACACAGACCACAGCGACAGAGAAAGAGGTTCTTTCCCAGCTGCTTCAAGAAAAGGATCAGCTTCAGAGAGAGCAAGAGGACAGGATCAGAAACCTGACTAAACTGCTTGTCACCAGCGCAAACCTGGTCCCTGTACAAAAG ATTCGTAAACGCAGAGTTACGTGGGGAGGAAAGATGCTCAGACTCGCCCGTCCATCCACCTGTGGCGACGAATCGTCTAACCTGAGCTTTGCAGAACCTTGGGCTCGGAAGAGGAAAGCAGACCGCTCTTGTTTGATGGAGCTGGGTGAAG AGGATGAAGACTTTGACTCTCACTGGGGGATTCCTGAAGAGCCACCAGATGACATGGATATAAGTCAGAGCTCTGTGACAGTTCGAAGCTTCGGAGACAG TCCCAGAGACTTCGTGTCTCCCGACCGGATGCATGAGCTTACAGGGAAAGTGTCCAACCTGGAGATGCAGCTGGAAATGGAGAGTCAGCAGAAAGAGGAGGCCATGGCAAAGGTAGAAACATTAGATGAAAGAgtggcagagctgcagctgcagcttggAACAGAGGCTCAACAGAGACAGGAGACTCTGGAGAAAATACTAACAACAGAACAAAGGGCAGcagagctggagctgcagctggaaaCTGGAGGTCAGCAGAAGCTGGAGGCCATGGAGAAGGTGACGATGTTGGAGTTAAGAGTGGCAGACCTGGAGAGACAACTGGAAGAACAGAGCCACAATAAGACTGAAACAGATGAACAG ATGAGAAAAGAGTTTGCCGAGACCATCCAGCTGTGTGAAACTTTAGCCACAGAGAAG gaCATGGTGGTTGTTGAGCGAGACTATCTGAAACAGGAGCTGGGGATGTTCATAGAGCAGATTGAAACTCTGGAGAAAGAGAAAGCTGCTCTGTCCCAGGAActagaggagaagagggagatgGATGAGTTCAATTTTCTGGAGCAGGAGGTCAGGAGGGAGAATGAG GATGCGTTGCAAAATGAAATATGTAGCTTGAAGAAAGCTGTCGAAGCCTCTGAACTCCAGTACCTGGAACTTCAG aacaaacTAGATGTGATGTCTGAAAAGCTGAAGAAGAAAACTGAATTTGCAGAAGAACTTCAGAATATG AACGGTAAGGACTTGGTGCAGGAGGTGGCCAAGCTTCGTCGTTCTCTGGACGATGCAGAGGGGCtcagcagagacacaaagaagGAATGGGCTGTGCTCCGCAGTCAGAAAATTTCACTGGAGGAAACAAAT GTGACCCTGACTGCCAATCATGAACGGATGGAGGCAGAGGTGAACAGCCTGCGATTTCAACTTGAAACAGAGAAGACACGTTTCAGAAAGATGCAGACTGATCTTCAAAAGGAGCTTAATGTTGCCTTTGATGAGAACACCAAGCTCACCACTCTGCTAGATGGCAAAGTCCCTAAAA ATCTCATCGACAGCATAGAGCTTGACAGAACAGTAGCCAGTCTGAATAAAGAGCTGGCAGCATCTCGTGAAGCAGAGGAAACTCTCAGAGCTCAGCTGGAGGAACTGGCTTCATTTAAGACTCTTCCTGATCAGGTGGACAGCTTAATGAAGCAG GTGTGTGAGCTGACTGAGGAGCTGCATGCTACTCAAACTCAAAAGAACAACCTGCTCTCAGTTCAAGCTCAATGTCAGGACGAGGCTCTGCAGCTCAGAAACTCCTGGCAGACGTCTCAGGAGGAGATTATGAGAATCCAAGCAGACCTTAGTGCTGCTGCACTGAGGGAGACTGAACTGAGCCAGCAGTGTGCTGAAGTAACACAGCAGCTGGACTCACTTCGCTCATCGCTGGAGCAATATGAGGCTGAGAAGAGTCAACTCATGGCCTCGATGGAAGAGAGGGGCTTGAAG CTTGAAGAGAGTGACCAGCTCAGAGCATCACTGGAAGGAAAACTGAACGAGATGCAGCAACTGATAAAGGATCTGGAGGAGAAGTTTGCTGACAGTGAGCTTTCCAGAGCAACTGAGGAAGAGCTCAACAAAGAGCTTCAAGAACAA TTGAACCAGCTGAATGAAGATCTTCGGCGTGCGCAAACAGAGAAAGACTCTCTATCTGAGcagagtgctggtgttcagagCTCTGCAGAGGAGACCGAGAAGCTGCTTTCTACTCTAACATCTCTGACTGCAGAGCTAGACCAGCTCAGGATGAACCTGCAGGAACATGAGGAGAAG GCTGGAGTCACAGAAGCTCTTCTACAGTCTCTTCAAAATGATCTCCTAcagcagaagcagaaaaactCAGATCTGATTCAAGTTCATGAGCAGAAAGAGTCTGATTTAGGGGAACAG ATGCTAAGACTATCACAGGAGCTACAGTGTGTGCGAGATGAGATGGAAACTCACCAAAAGGCCGGCGCTCAGCACTCTCCAGCCGAGGTGGAGAATCTGCTCTCTACTGTGGCTTCTCTCACTGCAGAGAGAGATCAGCTCAAGATGGACCTGCAGGAGAATGTGGACTTG ATGATTGAGAATCAGGAGGACCTGAGGACAGCCCTGGAGAAGAATCGCAAGCAGAAAGAACAGATCAAACAGCTGATGACTGCACAGACGTCCAGACTGGATGGACTTCCAGATGATATGAGCACACAACTGGAGGAGCTGCAAACACAA ATGGAGACTGTCACCAAGGAGCTCCAGACTGTGCGAGCAGAGCGAGACTATCTGCTTTCTGAGAAGgaaagaaacactcagacctccacagaggagatggagaagctGCTCAGCAGAGTGACGTCTCTCACTGAGGAGAGAGATCAGATGCAGCAGATACTGGAGGGAatgagggaggagaagaagcagCTCGAAGCAGAGCTGGAGAACAAGATGGAATCACTACACACCGAG ATGAAAACTTTGGCTCAGAAACTACAGATCATTGAAGCGGAAAGAGATGACCTGCTCTCTGAGAAGGACTCCAACTCCCAGAGCTCCACAGAGGAAATGGAAAAGCTGCTGTGCAAAGTGACGTCTCTCACTGTGGAGAGAGATCAGCTGCAGGAGATTCTGGAGGGActgagggaggagaagaagcagCTCAAAGCAGAGCTGGAGGAAAGAATGGAGATG GTTGCAGAAGCACAACATGAGTTTTACCAGCCAGAGATGATGACCTTGGATCTGCAAGCACACGATGAGAAAGTAACCCAACTTCAGCAAGAG ATTGAGCTACTACAGGCTACTCTGCAGGCCATCACTGAGCAGAAGACACAAGCGGAGGACGATCTGCAGCGTAGTAATGAGATG GTTACCGAGACTCAAAGCCTTGTGCAGTCACTTCAAGAGCAGCTTCAAGAACAGAATCAAAGAAACATCGCCGCTGAAGGAATAAGCCAAGAAAGCCAAGCTCGGCTAGAACAACAG ACCAAGACACTATCTGAGGAGCTGGAGAGTGCGCGAGCAGAGATAAATGCCTTGTTGTTTGAGAAGGAAGCCAGCCGTCAGACCTCCACGGACGAGATGGAGAAGCTGCTGTGCAGTGTGACGTCTCTCAGTGAAGAAAGAGATCAGCTGCAGGAATCACTGGAGGGGCTGAGACAGGAGAAGAACCAGCTCAGAGCAGAGCTGGAGGACAAGATGGAGACG ATGCAATGCGAtctacagcagcagctcagctctgAACCACAGTCGCTGAAAGAAGAACAGGAATCTCAGCGACTTCTGCAG ATCCAACAGCTGGAAGAGCTTCTGGAGAAGACCAAAGAGGAAGTGATCCAGTTGAAGTCGGACCGCCAAGAAAATGTGGAACTG ATGATCGAGAATCAGGAGGAGCTGAGAGCATCTCAAGAGAAGATCAGAGCTCTACAAGAGGAGATCGACATGCTGAGGAGTCAAAAGGCAGAGCTTGAGAGCAGAACAAGCAGTGGGAATGATGCGGACAGTATCCTCCAGATACAGGAGCTTAAAGACCAG ATCCAGAGGCTGACTGAGGAGTTTGAGAATATgcgagcagagagagacagtctGCTGTCTGAGAAGGAAGCCAGCATTCAGACCTCcacagaggagatggagaagctGCAGTGCAGAGTGACGTCTCTCAGTGAGGAGAGAGATCAGCTGCAGGAGATTCTGGAGGGACTGAGGCAGGAGAAGAAACAGCTCAGTGCAGAGCTGGAGGACCAAATGGCATCACTACTGACTGAG ATTGCGCAGCTGAATGCTTCTCTGCAGACTGTTAATGAACACAAGAGGCTGATGGAAGATGATCTGCAGCACAACATAAATATG CGGTCTTCAACGCAAGAGCTTCTGCAGTCAGTCcaagaggagctgcagcagcagaaaaacatgaacTCTGATCTGGAGAAACTAAATCGGGAGACGGAGGTTTCCTTTGAACAGCAG ATAAAGAATCTGACGGAGAAGCTGGAGAGTGTTGAGGCAGAGAGAAACTGTCATCAGGCCTCaacagaggagatggagaagctGCTCAGCAGAGTGACGTCTCTCAGTGAAGAGAGAGATCAGCTGCAGGAGATACTGAAAGGCCTGAAGGTGGAGAAGAAGCAGATCAGTGCAGAGCTGGAGGACAAAATGGCATCACTACAAACTGAG ATAAGATCTTCAACACAGAAGCTGCAAATGATTGAAGCAGAGAGAGATCACCTGCTGTCTGAGAAGGAATCCAACTGTCGGACCTCtacagaggagatggagaagctGCTGTGCAGAGTGACATCTCTCAGTGAGGAGAGAGATCAGCTGCAGGGGATACTGGAGGGACTGAGGCAGGAGAAGAAGCAGCTCAGTGCAGAGCTGGAGGAAAGAATGGAGATG ATCTCAGCCATCCAGACAAAGTTGAACCAGCAGGAGCAGTTGAATGCACTGCagcagtctgagagcaaagaaCAAGAGGTGAAGCTGCAACAAGAA GTGCAGAAGCTCGAGGATCAAATGCAAATGTACAAGGAGAGACAAGCTCATGCCAAAGCTGAAGCAGATGCCTCACAGCAG TTGCTAAGTGAGGCAAACACAACCATCTCAGCTTTCAGAGAGCAGTTCAGCGCCTCACAGCAGAGCAGCGGTGAAGTCAAGGAGACGATATCATCATGGCTGCAGAACTCCACTGAGCAACTTCAG GAGTCCTTTGGAAAATTCCAGCACTTTATCAGCACTTGTTCCGAGTATAACTCTGCATCCCTGGAAAATGCCCAGAGAGTGCAGTGTTCCCTGAAAACCTCTTATCTGACCTCTCTTCCAAAACCCACCATGGATGCCTACGCTGCTGTCCGACAGCAGGGACTGGCAACTGTCCAGGGTCTAATAAAAACTCAa CAACAACTATATGTACGAGCACAGGGCTACAGGGAAATGTTTAAGGAGCTGGTGAAGAAAGATTTGGCCGTGTTCGAGGAGAGGCGGCTGCAGGACATGTTGCTGTGCAGAGCTCAGGCACCCACCTACTCTGTCAAAGACGAGGACCAGACAATGTGGGAACACAGACTTCCTGAGCTGCTGGAGAAGAGGCAGCTTTACCTGCAG AAAATGGCCAACATTCTGGAGAAGCTCGGGGCTAACTTGGCTTCTCACGTCAGTGGGTGGACGGCTGAGATCCGGGAGAGAGAGAAGTTCAATGAACACCTGCAGGCCGCGATCGCCAGCGACAGCTTCAGTGGGCTGGACGGCATCCTGAGCCAAGAGCTGGACCGCAGATCTGCGGTGACACAAAGCTGGAAGATGTGTCTGCAG GGCATCATTGATGAGCAGAACAGTCTGTTTACAGAGCTGAAGCAGCTCGAGGATCAGGCTAATTCTCAGCTTCGAGAGGAGAAAAGCAAAAATTCCACTCTGCTGCAGGCACTGGAGGGAGTTCCTCTGAAAACAGAGGTTTCCTTGCTGAAGGACAACCAGCAACTTcttcttcagctgcagcaaGCAGAGGAAAAAGTTAAA GCTCTGTGTGTACAGAACGAGCAGCTGGAGGACGCTCAGATCAAAGCCAACAACAGGGTGTCCACCCATAAACAAGCCACCCAGCTCCTGCAGACTGAACTACAGGACAGCCGTGCACtagtggaggagaaagaaaatgcaatACAAACCCTTAAAAGCAAACTACGGGATTCTGAG AAAAAAGCCCCACCTACTGCAGTCGAACTGGAGAAACTTCAGGCCAAACTGTTGAAAATGGAGGTGAAGCTCACTTCTGCATCTGATGAACACCAACAAGA GATTCAGAGGATGACCACACTGTTGAATGAGAAGGAAAACTCACTGAGGAAGCTGAAGGAGACTTTGAGGAAATCCCAACAGCAAGGAGAGGAATCAT TCTTGCAGGGTAAAGACCTTCATGCCAGACTGACCAATCCCAGAGGTTTGGTCACGAGCAGCGTTCAGCTGGAGAAGGCAAAGCTGGAGGAGGAAGTCAAAGAGCTTAGACTGAAAATCACCGAGCTGGAGAG CTTGGTGTCCAGTCAGCAGGCAGAACTCGGTAAGTGGAAGAACCGAGCCATCAAGCTGAAGGTAAAGAGCAAAGCTGAGGTGGACAAGCCATCATCCCCCTGTACTCCCACCAAGAGGGCATTTCCCATGACCGCAGACTCCTCCCACCTCTTCAGCTCACCTAAAAAGTGTCTGGTTGCTCCCAAGAAGAACCTGGACTCTCCCAGGAAGGCTTTGGAGTCTCCCAGAAAGCTGCTCGACTCTCCTAAAAGCGGATTCTTTGACATCGGTGGAAGCTCAGAGCTGCTGTCCAGAGCCTGCCCCAAGCAGTTCTTCGATAATTCCAGCCTTGGAACTATTGCAG ATGTGTCTTATGTTCCTGATACAGCAGATGCAGAAAAGG